Within the Arthrobacter sp. V1I7 genome, the region TACAACGACGAGCTGTGGATGGAGGGCATCCACATCCCCGAGTACCACCAGGGGAGCTGGACCAACCATGCCGCCCGCCGGCGTCGGAAGCTGCTGCTGCACCGCGACGAACTGACCAAGATCTCGCACAAGATCCGCGAGTCCGGCTTCACGATCGTTCCGCTCCAGCTGTACTTCCTGGACGGGCGCGCGAAGGTCGAAATCGGCGTCGCCCGCGGCAAGAAGGAATACGACAAGCGCCAGACGCTCCGCGAGCAGCAGGACAAGCGCGAGGCCCTGCGCGTGATGCGCGAACGGAACCGCCGCTGACGCCGGCCCCGCTACCGCCATCCAGGCCCGGGCCAGGCCGGCCGGAACCGGTGGGAATGATTCGGGGGCGGCGTACGTTATGCTTGATAGTCCGGGAAGGAACCGAGGGAATCCGCGAGGAGACCACGAGGCGCCTGGCCGGTTTGATAAAAAAATACGGGGATGATCGGTTTCGACGATGTTAGTCGCGACAGGTGAAGCGGGCCGAG harbors:
- the smpB gene encoding SsrA-binding protein SmpB; amino-acid sequence: MPKESGRKVVATNRKARHDYHILDTYEAGIALMGTEVKSLREGHASMVDGFCTFYNDELWMEGIHIPEYHQGSWTNHAARRRRKLLLHRDELTKISHKIRESGFTIVPLQLYFLDGRAKVEIGVARGKKEYDKRQTLREQQDKREALRVMRERNRR